The following proteins come from a genomic window of Triticum aestivum cultivar Chinese Spring chromosome 6A, IWGSC CS RefSeq v2.1, whole genome shotgun sequence:
- the LOC123130712 gene encoding putative GEM-like protein 8, whose protein sequence is MEGSTSQDHVIGIPVNSTAYGIEEPDFVEVEEAITPPDHGGFVSGSFQSINNNDGDSNRSTATDREQTSQVRRKRGKIAQGIKEHVTLGPKLSETVKGKLTLGARILQAGGVEKVFRQWFSVDKNERLVRASQCYLSTTAGPIAGMLFVSTERVAFRSDRSLAVAAPDGAKLRVPYKVTIPLRKVRRAVPTENKHKPEQRYIEVVTNDGFEFWFMGFVSYHRSLQHLEQAIAQARR, encoded by the exons ATGGAGGGGTCAACGAGTCAGGATCATGTGATTGGGATCCCGGTCAACAGCACGGCCTACGGCATAGAGGAGCCCGACTtcgtggaggtggaggaggccATCACCCCCCCTGATCATGGCGGATTCGTCTCCGGTTCGTTCCAATCTATCAACAACAACGACGGCGATTCCAACCGCTCCACGGCCACCGATCGCGAGCAGACCAGCCAAGTCCGCAGGAAGAGGGGAAAGATCGCCCAGGGCATCAAAGAACACG TGACTCTGGGGCCAAAGCTGTCGGAGACGGTCAAGGGGAAGCTCACGCTGGGCGCCAGGATCCTGCAGGCCGGCGGCGTCGAGAAGGTGTTCCGGCAGTGGTTCTCCGTGGACAAGAACGAGCGGCTGGTGAGGGCGTCGCAGTGCTACCTGTCCACCACGGCGGGTCCCATCGCCGGGATGCTCTTCGTCTCCACGGAGCGCGTCGCCTTCCGCAGCGACCGCTCGCTGGCCGTGGCCGCCCCCGACGGCGCCAAGCTCCGCGTGCCGTACAAGGTGACGATACCGCTGCGCAAGGTGCGGCGCGCCGTGCCCACCGAGAACAAGCACAAGCCGGAGCAGCGCTACATCGAGGTGGTCACCAACGACGGCTTCGAGTTCTGGTTCATGGGCTTCGTCAGCTACCACCGGTCGCTGCAGCACCTGGAGCAGGCCATTGCGCAGGCGCGGCGATGA